The following proteins are co-located in the Pedobacter frigiditerrae genome:
- a CDS encoding glycosyltransferase: MFFSIIIPLYNRPQEIDELLHTLTKQTYMQFEVLVIEDGSVNDAADIVASYADRLDIKYFVKPNAGQGFARNFGFERAKGDYFIIFDSDCLIPEDYLEIVSANLFEHQLDAYGGPDAAHQTFTPVQKAISYAMTSPFTTGGIRGNKKHIGQFHPRSFNMGVSREVYEKVGGFILTRLGEDIEYSIRIHENGFKIGLIPAAKVYHKRRTSFAQFYKQLHFFGRARINIYKHFPSELKLVHFFPAVFTVGLGVMLLLNVFYPPLAYICNFLFLLFFLLIFFHAWQVNKSIKIAFLSVIASFIQLFAYGLGFIQDFFKRIIFKQS, encoded by the coding sequence ATGTTTTTCTCCATCATCATTCCTCTTTATAATCGCCCACAAGAAATTGATGAGCTTTTACATACTTTAACCAAGCAAACTTATATGCAGTTTGAGGTTTTGGTTATTGAGGATGGCTCTGTAAATGATGCTGCCGATATTGTTGCTTCTTATGCAGACAGGTTAGACATCAAATATTTTGTGAAACCAAACGCCGGACAAGGCTTTGCTAGGAACTTCGGTTTTGAACGTGCCAAAGGAGATTATTTTATCATTTTTGATTCTGATTGTTTAATACCAGAAGATTATTTAGAAATAGTTTCGGCTAACCTTTTTGAACATCAACTAGATGCTTATGGTGGTCCTGATGCTGCTCATCAAACTTTTACACCGGTTCAAAAAGCAATAAGTTACGCCATGACTTCGCCGTTTACCACAGGCGGAATTAGAGGGAATAAAAAACACATAGGTCAATTTCATCCACGTAGTTTTAACATGGGTGTTTCTAGGGAAGTTTATGAAAAGGTGGGTGGCTTTATTTTAACCCGTCTAGGAGAAGACATCGAATATAGTATCCGCATTCACGAAAATGGGTTTAAAATCGGATTAATTCCCGCTGCAAAAGTCTATCATAAAAGAAGAACAAGTTTTGCTCAATTTTATAAACAACTGCACTTTTTTGGAAGGGCTCGTATTAATATTTACAAACATTTTCCTTCAGAATTAAAACTAGTACACTTCTTCCCAGCTGTATTTACCGTTGGTTTGGGCGTTATGCTTTTGTTAAATGTATTTTATCCGCCATTGGCTTACATTTGCAATTTCCTCTTCTTGCTTTTCTTTTTGTTGATATTTTTTCACGCTTGGCAGGTTAACAAATCAATAAAAATCGCATTTTTGAGTGTTATTGCATCGTTTATACAACTCTTCGCCTATGGCTTAGGTTTTATACAAGATTTTTTTAAAAGAATAATATTTAAACAATCATGA
- a CDS encoding GH3 auxin-responsive promoter family protein: MGLKAALSKPFAAWVVKKINKWKKNALKAQDDVFHSLIKSASHTAFGKDHHFSTIKNYEDFKANVPVRDYEALRPYIDRVVAGEKDVLWKGKPQYFAKTSGTTSGVKYIPISKKSMPQHIKAARNALLTYIHETGKTNFVNGKMIFLQGSPILTKKNGINVGRLSGIVAHLVPAYLQKNRLPSYETNCIEDWEEKVDAIVEETINKDMTLISGIPPWVQMYFDKLSDKSNGKKIKDIFKNFSLFVYGGVNYEPYRAKIEASIGRTIDTIETYPASEGFIAYQDSQKDKSLLLLAKAGIFYEFIPADEYYNEKPTRLSLAEVELDTNYALILNTTAGLWGYSIGDTIKFVSKNPYKILVTGRIKHFISAFGEHVIGEEVEQAILSVANEEGVEITEFTVAPQVNPPAGELPFHEWFVEFANEPKDLKAFSEKVDLALQKKNIYYFDLIEGKILQKLIIRSLKKDAFVDYMRAEGKLGGQNKVPRLSNDRKLAEVLEKYIK, translated from the coding sequence ATGGGGTTAAAAGCGGCACTAAGTAAGCCATTTGCTGCGTGGGTGGTTAAAAAAATTAACAAGTGGAAGAAAAACGCATTAAAGGCACAAGATGATGTTTTTCATTCTTTAATTAAATCTGCATCTCATACAGCTTTCGGTAAAGACCATCATTTTTCTACCATCAAAAATTATGAAGATTTTAAAGCAAATGTTCCAGTTAGGGATTATGAAGCTTTAAGACCTTACATTGATAGGGTAGTTGCTGGCGAAAAAGATGTGCTCTGGAAAGGTAAACCTCAATATTTTGCTAAAACTTCAGGTACCACATCTGGTGTGAAGTATATTCCAATTTCTAAAAAATCGATGCCTCAGCATATTAAAGCTGCTCGTAATGCATTATTAACTTACATACACGAAACGGGTAAAACCAATTTTGTGAATGGTAAAATGATTTTTTTACAAGGAAGTCCGATTTTAACCAAAAAGAACGGAATTAACGTGGGGCGTTTATCTGGTATTGTAGCTCATTTAGTACCCGCATATTTGCAAAAAAACAGATTGCCATCTTATGAAACTAACTGTATCGAAGATTGGGAAGAAAAGGTTGATGCGATAGTAGAAGAAACAATTAATAAGGACATGACCCTGATTTCAGGCATACCGCCTTGGGTTCAAATGTATTTCGATAAGTTAAGTGATAAGTCTAATGGCAAAAAGATAAAGGACATCTTCAAGAACTTTAGTTTGTTTGTTTATGGTGGAGTAAATTATGAGCCATACAGAGCTAAAATTGAGGCAAGCATTGGTAGAACGATAGACACCATTGAAACCTATCCAGCTTCTGAAGGTTTTATTGCTTACCAAGATTCTCAAAAAGATAAAAGTTTATTGCTTTTGGCAAAGGCAGGTATATTTTATGAATTTATTCCTGCTGATGAATATTATAATGAAAAACCTACGAGGTTAAGTTTAGCAGAAGTAGAATTAGACACCAATTACGCCTTAATTTTAAACACAACTGCTGGTTTATGGGGATATAGCATTGGCGATACCATTAAGTTCGTTTCGAAAAATCCTTATAAAATTTTAGTAACAGGAAGAATTAAACACTTCATTTCTGCTTTTGGAGAACATGTTATCGGTGAAGAAGTAGAACAAGCTATTTTATCGGTTGCTAATGAAGAAGGAGTGGAGATTACAGAATTTACGGTTGCCCCTCAAGTAAATCCGCCAGCTGGCGAATTACCTTTCCATGAATGGTTTGTAGAGTTTGCCAATGAGCCAAAAGATTTAAAAGCGTTTAGTGAAAAAGTAGATTTAGCTTTGCAAAAGAAAAATATTTACTACTTCGATTTAATTGAAGGAAAAATTTTGCAAAAATTGATTATCCGTTCGTTAAAGAAAGATGCTTTTGTAGATTACATGAGAGCTGAAGGTAAATTAGGTGGGCAAAATAAAGTGCCTAGGTTAAGTAATGATAGGAAATTGGCGGAAGTTTTGGAGAAATATATTAAGTAG
- a CDS encoding 1-deoxy-D-xylulose-5-phosphate reductoisomerase, producing the protein MKNISILGSTGSIGTQALEVVRATPDLYTVDVLTAQNNADLLIQQALEFNPQMVVITCEDHYAKVKNALPNVEVLCGEDALIAAVQLPQTQFVLTAIMGSVGLKPTIAAIEAKKDIGLANKETLVVAGELVMQLAKENGIKIIPVDSEHSAIFQCLVGEDNNPIEKIFLTASGGPFRGKDLAFLSTVKKEQALKHPNWVMGAKITIDSASLMNKGLEAIEAKWLFGLAAEQIEVVVHPQSIIHSMVQFTDGSIKAQMGLPDMKLPIHYALAYPQRVSSNFPRFNFLNHPEFTFLQADTKNFRNLELAFTAMKKGGNMPCIINAANEIVVDAFLKDKIGFLQMSDVIEECMQKMTFISQPTLQDYLETDKETRIFASQLVTK; encoded by the coding sequence TTGAAAAACATATCAATATTAGGTTCAACAGGTTCTATAGGAACACAAGCTTTAGAAGTAGTTCGGGCAACCCCAGATTTATATACGGTTGATGTTTTAACAGCGCAAAATAATGCTGATTTGTTAATACAGCAAGCTTTAGAATTTAATCCTCAAATGGTGGTTATCACTTGTGAAGACCATTATGCCAAAGTTAAAAATGCTTTGCCAAATGTAGAAGTGCTTTGTGGTGAAGATGCCTTAATTGCTGCGGTTCAGTTACCTCAAACACAATTTGTGTTGACGGCAATTATGGGTTCTGTAGGGTTAAAACCTACAATTGCAGCTATAGAAGCCAAAAAGGACATCGGTCTTGCCAATAAAGAAACTTTAGTAGTTGCAGGAGAATTGGTAATGCAATTGGCTAAAGAGAATGGCATAAAAATTATTCCAGTTGATTCAGAGCATTCGGCTATTTTTCAATGTTTGGTAGGTGAGGATAACAATCCAATTGAAAAGATTTTTTTAACTGCATCTGGCGGACCATTCAGAGGAAAAGATTTAGCATTTTTATCAACTGTTAAAAAAGAACAAGCCTTAAAGCATCCCAACTGGGTGATGGGCGCAAAGATTACCATCGATTCTGCTTCGTTAATGAACAAAGGCTTAGAAGCCATTGAAGCGAAATGGTTATTTGGTTTAGCAGCTGAGCAAATAGAAGTGGTTGTTCATCCGCAATCCATTATTCATTCTATGGTGCAATTTACAGATGGCTCTATCAAAGCACAGATGGGTTTACCAGACATGAAACTGCCAATCCATTATGCATTGGCTTATCCTCAAAGAGTTAGCAGTAATTTCCCAAGATTTAACTTTTTAAACCATCCAGAGTTCACATTTTTACAGGCAGATACAAAAAATTTTCGTAACCTTGAACTTGCCTTTACAGCAATGAAAAAGGGTGGTAATATGCCTTGTATCATCAATGCAGCGAACGAAATTGTGGTAGATGCATTTTTAAAAGATAAAATTGGCTTTTTACAAATGAGTGATGTGATTGAAGAATGTATGCAAAAAATGACTTTCATCAGTCAGCCTACACTCCAAGATTATTTAGAAACAGACAAGGAGACACGTATATTTGCAAGTCAACTCGTAACAAAATAA
- the rseP gene encoding RIP metalloprotease RseP yields MNGLIMAGQLLLGLSILVILHELGHFLAARAFGIKVEKFYLFFDAWGFKLFSFKVGETEYGVGWLPLGGYVKISGMIDESMDTEQMALPAEPWEFRSKPAWQRLVVMLGGIIVNIIVGIFIFWMVAFKYGDTFIPNDKLVNGISPGIVGKQMGLKPGDKILAVNGQRLVYLNELLSSKVLLNNTKLTIFRDGKTIDLRVPESVLDSISKYKIKSFVGPRFVAKKIDSVPSSKDLQPQPGLFAKIKALFVKPQEVKVVAPAYEAGIKKGDSVLTVNGKSVRFIDDFTNEVSGNAGKTISVKVLRGNDVLEFSPKVSKEGTISLIFPFVKPPLATVNYGFIESFSVGVNKGWTSFADNAKGIWKMVTGKLSFRNISSPIGIAQVYGSDFDWENFWTLTGLISMGLALMNLLPIPALDGGHVVFLIIEMIKGKPLGDKFMERAQIVGFVLLLSLMVYAFGNDILKNFGI; encoded by the coding sequence ATGAACGGACTGATTATGGCGGGCCAGCTTTTGCTGGGATTATCGATACTAGTAATTTTACACGAATTAGGACATTTTTTAGCGGCACGTGCCTTCGGAATAAAAGTTGAAAAATTCTATCTTTTCTTTGATGCTTGGGGCTTTAAGCTTTTTAGCTTTAAAGTTGGCGAAACTGAATATGGAGTGGGATGGTTGCCTTTAGGTGGTTATGTGAAAATTTCAGGTATGATAGACGAGTCTATGGATACCGAACAAATGGCATTACCTGCTGAGCCTTGGGAATTTCGTTCTAAACCAGCTTGGCAACGTTTAGTTGTAATGCTAGGGGGTATCATCGTGAATATTATTGTTGGTATTTTCATTTTTTGGATGGTCGCTTTTAAGTATGGCGATACATTTATTCCTAATGATAAATTGGTAAATGGTATAAGCCCAGGAATTGTTGGTAAACAAATGGGATTAAAACCAGGTGACAAAATATTAGCCGTAAATGGGCAAAGATTAGTTTATTTGAATGAGCTGTTGAGTTCCAAAGTGCTATTGAACAATACTAAATTGACCATTTTCAGAGATGGTAAGACCATAGATTTAAGAGTGCCTGAATCTGTATTAGATAGCATTAGCAAGTACAAAATAAAATCTTTTGTAGGTCCTAGATTTGTTGCAAAAAAAATAGACTCAGTACCAAGCTCAAAAGACCTGCAACCACAGCCTGGTCTTTTTGCAAAAATTAAAGCTTTATTTGTTAAGCCTCAGGAGGTGAAAGTAGTTGCTCCAGCTTATGAAGCAGGTATTAAAAAAGGTGATAGTGTGTTGACTGTGAATGGGAAGAGCGTACGTTTTATAGATGATTTTACAAACGAAGTAAGTGGTAATGCTGGTAAGACTATAAGTGTAAAGGTGCTTAGAGGAAATGATGTTTTAGAATTTTCGCCAAAAGTCTCAAAGGAAGGTACAATTTCTTTGATTTTCCCTTTTGTTAAACCTCCACTTGCAACTGTTAATTATGGATTCATAGAATCTTTTTCAGTTGGGGTAAATAAAGGATGGACATCATTTGCGGACAATGCCAAAGGTATTTGGAAAATGGTAACTGGCAAATTGAGCTTCCGAAATATAAGTAGTCCGATTGGAATAGCACAAGTTTATGGTAGCGATTTTGATTGGGAGAATTTTTGGACACTTACAGGTCTAATATCAATGGGCTTGGCTTTAATGAACTTATTGCCAATTCCTGCTTTGGATGGTGGTCACGTGGTATTTTTAATTATAGAAATGATTAAAGGTAAGCCACTTGGCGATAAATTTATGGAACGTGCTCAAATAGTTGGTTTTGTATTATTATTAAGTTTAATGGTGTATGCTTTCGGTAATGATATACTGAAGAATTTTGGAATATAA
- the hscB gene encoding Fe-S protein assembly co-chaperone HscB codes for MNYFELYELPVSFNPDQQLVKQKFYELSKKFHPDFYINEGQEKQDEVLELSTVNNKAFQVLKDPQSRLHYILELKGQLVEGENYALPQSFLMEMMDVNEALMELEFDADAQKLAELKIQTAKIESALNNELASLTSSFDNSDAAEQENALKAIKDIYYRNKYLARINESLNKLDKN; via the coding sequence ATGAATTATTTCGAGCTTTACGAGCTGCCAGTAAGTTTTAATCCCGACCAACAATTGGTAAAGCAGAAGTTTTACGAGTTGAGCAAAAAGTTTCATCCAGATTTTTATATCAATGAAGGTCAGGAGAAACAGGACGAGGTTTTAGAACTTTCTACGGTAAATAACAAGGCGTTTCAGGTTTTAAAAGACCCGCAAAGTCGTTTGCACTACATCCTTGAGCTTAAAGGTCAATTGGTAGAAGGAGAAAATTATGCCTTGCCCCAAAGTTTTCTAATGGAAATGATGGATGTAAACGAAGCTTTAATGGAATTAGAGTTTGATGCTGATGCTCAAAAACTGGCCGAATTAAAAATTCAGACAGCGAAAATAGAAAGTGCATTAAACAACGAGCTGGCATCATTAACTTCGTCATTTGACAATAGTGATGCTGCCGAACAAGAAAATGCCTTAAAAGCGATAAAAGACATCTATTATCGTAATAAATATCTAGCCAGAATAAACGAAAGCTTAAATAAGTTAGATAAAAATTAA
- a CDS encoding DUF3817 domain-containing protein yields MSSLTLFRKVAVAEGISYLLLLFVAMPLKYLADMPLAVKYTGWAHGLLFVFYGVCLIMAWQEQKWKFGKAVLIFVASLLPFAPFIVDKKLKDERSK; encoded by the coding sequence ATGTCATCCTTAACCTTATTCCGTAAAGTAGCCGTTGCCGAAGGTATTTCTTATTTACTGTTATTATTTGTAGCTATGCCATTGAAATATTTAGCAGATATGCCATTAGCTGTTAAATATACAGGTTGGGCACACGGTTTATTATTTGTTTTCTATGGAGTTTGTTTAATTATGGCTTGGCAAGAGCAAAAATGGAAATTCGGTAAGGCAGTCTTAATTTTTGTTGCCTCCTTATTACCATTTGCCCCTTTCATTGTAGATAAAAAATTAAAAGACGAAAGGTCTAAATAA
- a CDS encoding LacI family DNA-binding transcriptional regulator, with protein MTKKTTIKDIANELNLSITTVSFVINGLAEEKNISKITAKKILDHVKKIGYQPNAFAKGLRTGKSKIIAFLADNISQPFYAQVANYIEQIAANNDYKIICASTSDDIKKTKELIDSFNERHIDGFIIAPSLNLKPIIADLVTGKVPVVLFDSYISSIDCDHVITDNFNSTYNGTKHLLNNGKKNIGFITINTTEIQMEHRLTGYLKAIEDAKLKPLTLEIDYSTTEHSIKQITEFITTNKNLDAVFFAANYLCLDGLRAFKIKPSISKNLAMLCFDDFDVLSFSSPTISAIAQSPEKIADEIIRTLLFRLKEKSAKIKPMHTVIPTELHVRESTLTNPTNLI; from the coding sequence ATGACGAAGAAAACGACGATAAAAGATATAGCAAATGAACTAAACCTATCAATTACAACTGTTTCGTTTGTAATTAATGGACTGGCCGAAGAAAAGAACATTAGCAAAATAACGGCAAAAAAAATTCTTGACCATGTTAAAAAAATAGGCTACCAACCCAATGCCTTTGCTAAAGGTTTAAGAACTGGTAAATCAAAAATCATAGCTTTTCTTGCAGATAATATTTCACAACCATTTTATGCTCAGGTTGCCAATTATATTGAGCAAATAGCTGCCAATAACGATTACAAAATCATTTGTGCAAGTACATCAGACGACATTAAAAAAACCAAAGAACTAATAGATAGCTTTAATGAAAGACATATAGATGGCTTTATCATTGCGCCATCGTTAAATCTTAAACCAATTATTGCCGATTTAGTTACAGGAAAAGTCCCAGTGGTACTTTTTGATAGTTATATCTCATCCATAGATTGCGACCACGTGATAACCGATAACTTTAACAGTACTTATAACGGCACCAAACACTTGCTAAATAATGGCAAAAAGAATATTGGTTTTATTACCATAAATACAACAGAAATTCAGATGGAGCATAGGTTAACTGGCTATCTTAAAGCTATTGAAGATGCCAAATTAAAACCTTTAACATTAGAAATAGATTACAGCACTACTGAGCATAGCATTAAGCAAATCACTGAATTTATTACTACGAATAAAAACCTTGACGCTGTGTTTTTTGCTGCAAATTACCTTTGCCTAGATGGCTTGAGGGCTTTTAAAATTAAGCCTTCAATAAGTAAAAACCTAGCTATGTTATGTTTTGATGATTTCGACGTGTTGTCGTTCTCTAGTCCAACCATTTCTGCTATTGCACAATCGCCAGAAAAAATAGCAGATGAAATTATTAGAACATTGCTTTTTAGATTGAAGGAAAAATCAGCCAAGATTAAGCCCATGCACACCGTGATTCCAACAGAATTGCATGTCAGAGAATCTACTCTAACAAATCCTACGAATCTAATCTAG
- a CDS encoding glycoside hydrolase family 28 protein encodes MTKFNPVHIVRVFITLTIVFCSIQLSAATTFKFNLLIAPGTVSENEVTLLWDKQYASVNPTYVISLNNKVVGHTTKTNYTAGNLTPNTWYTAKISIQSVQDQKLNLLSTVRFKTSAKGKIYNILDFGAKADTSINTKAIQSAIDACTAGGTVYIPKGTFISGALHLKSNMTLYIEEGGILKGSTKVDDYLPMILNRFEGWEMKTYASLLNAGTLNRNGTYNVKNLRITGKGTISGGGKKLGDAMTKASGIRSRGRLICLMNSENVSLSNLTITEPPCWTIHYIYSNNITCNNLTITTVNIRNGDGIDPDSSTNSYIFNCTFDTGDDCIAIKSGKNPEGFFVAKPTKNVRITDCDFKRGHGISIGSEMSGGVSDILVQDCKAGKLLHGMQIKGTKDRGGYVRNVTVADCQLLQITIFSAVNYNNDGEAAPQIPTFENFVFKNIDLSLALLEKPAIDINGFKDPAHLLRNVSFTNIIVAENAKVKVNDAQKINFTNVKTASGAKPQYVLTNTSEVVY; translated from the coding sequence ATGACCAAATTTAACCCTGTGCACATAGTCCGTGTTTTTATAACGTTGACCATTGTTTTTTGCTCCATCCAGTTATCTGCAGCAACCACTTTTAAATTCAATTTATTAATTGCGCCAGGAACCGTTTCTGAAAATGAAGTAACACTTTTATGGGATAAACAATATGCTTCAGTTAATCCAACATATGTAATTTCATTAAATAACAAAGTAGTTGGTCATACTACTAAAACCAATTATACAGCTGGTAATTTAACACCCAACACTTGGTACACCGCTAAAATTAGTATACAATCAGTACAGGACCAGAAGCTAAACCTATTAAGTACGGTTCGCTTTAAAACAAGCGCAAAAGGAAAAATCTATAATATATTAGATTTTGGGGCAAAGGCCGATACCTCGATTAATACTAAAGCCATCCAATCCGCAATTGATGCTTGTACTGCTGGCGGAACGGTTTACATTCCAAAGGGCACATTTATTTCTGGGGCTTTACATTTAAAAAGCAACATGACACTTTATATTGAAGAAGGTGGTATTTTAAAAGGCTCGACCAAAGTAGACGATTATTTGCCAATGATTTTAAACCGTTTTGAAGGTTGGGAAATGAAAACCTATGCCAGTTTATTAAATGCAGGCACATTAAACCGAAACGGAACATATAATGTGAAAAACTTACGCATCACTGGGAAAGGAACTATTAGTGGTGGAGGTAAAAAACTAGGTGATGCCATGACAAAAGCTAGTGGAATCCGCAGCAGAGGGCGTTTAATTTGTTTAATGAATAGTGAAAATGTAAGCTTATCGAACTTAACTATAACAGAACCACCTTGCTGGACCATACATTACATTTACAGCAATAATATAACTTGTAATAACTTAACAATTACTACTGTTAACATTCGCAATGGCGATGGAATTGACCCTGATTCTTCTACCAACTCTTACATTTTTAATTGCACTTTTGATACAGGTGATGATTGTATCGCCATTAAATCTGGTAAAAACCCCGAAGGCTTTTTTGTAGCTAAGCCTACTAAAAACGTTCGCATAACAGATTGCGACTTTAAAAGAGGTCACGGGATTTCTATTGGCAGCGAAATGTCTGGTGGTGTAAGCGATATTTTGGTACAAGATTGCAAGGCCGGAAAACTATTACATGGCATGCAGATTAAAGGCACAAAAGATAGAGGAGGCTATGTGAGAAACGTTACCGTTGCAGACTGTCAGTTGCTTCAAATTACTATATTCTCTGCTGTTAATTACAACAACGATGGCGAAGCTGCACCACAAATTCCAACTTTTGAGAATTTTGTGTTTAAGAACATCGATTTATCATTGGCCCTATTAGAAAAACCTGCAATTGATATTAATGGTTTTAAAGACCCAGCCCATTTGTTAAGAAATGTAAGTTTCACCAATATTATTGTAGCAGAAAATGCAAAGGTTAAAGTAAACGATGCACAAAAAATAAACTTTACAAATGTTAAAACAGCTAGTGGCGCAAAACCACAATATGTTTTAACAAATACAAGTGAAGTAGTTTATTAA
- a CDS encoding HAMP domain-containing sensor histidine kinase, whose translation MFKFKPANISLTKNNFWHELIGSPSNFSLESRIFHSISVGIITLNGIYIPYNLFIGLYFGALSGLILEIFFFYQYYNSRFKGKTHSSTLFALLGIIILGLNYFTNSGIHGSTDLIWPAYLLLVFAISPYKQLVIWLIIYLIGFFILHCLEFYYPTLVQHPFVAGKGQFIDRVTAFPIPVVAIFIVIKFIRKSYDREKKVTEEKTIAVEKSNAQILLQKNQLEESNSEKNKLMSIISHDLRSPLTNIQNYLVLLNQLQIDNSERRAIEEALLKSTNNAMEMLSNLLHWSKSQMEGPQVHLIEVNLLAVLANTLAIENTSALKKEITLTNNIPSQLNVIADVDMLQLVMRNLISNAIKFTPQGGSINIDAKILPNECKITVSDNGQGIPEDKKNDIFSIKSKPVYGTANEKGVGLGLVLCKEFIELQGGKIGFESSLSKGSSFFIFIPLKHTSSTTQDS comes from the coding sequence ATGTTTAAGTTTAAACCAGCAAATATTTCATTAACAAAAAATAATTTTTGGCATGAATTAATTGGTAGCCCTTCAAACTTTAGTTTAGAAAGCAGAATATTTCACTCCATCAGTGTTGGAATAATTACTTTAAACGGCATTTACATTCCATATAATCTATTCATTGGCCTTTATTTTGGGGCTTTATCAGGTCTAATACTTGAAATATTCTTTTTCTATCAATACTATAACTCTAGATTTAAAGGCAAAACACATAGCAGCACCTTATTTGCGCTACTTGGAATAATCATTTTAGGTTTAAACTATTTTACAAATTCTGGGATACATGGCTCTACAGACCTAATATGGCCAGCATATTTATTATTGGTATTTGCCATTTCGCCATATAAGCAGCTTGTTATTTGGTTAATAATTTATTTGATAGGTTTTTTCATTTTACATTGCCTAGAATTTTATTATCCCACTTTAGTACAGCATCCATTTGTAGCTGGTAAAGGACAATTTATTGATAGAGTAACTGCATTCCCCATACCTGTAGTTGCAATATTTATAGTTATCAAATTCATCCGGAAAAGTTACGATAGAGAGAAAAAGGTTACTGAAGAAAAAACAATAGCTGTAGAAAAAAGCAATGCGCAAATCTTGTTGCAAAAAAATCAGCTGGAAGAAAGTAATAGCGAAAAAAACAAGTTAATGTCTATTATCTCACATGACTTAAGGTCTCCCCTAACCAATATACAAAACTACCTTGTCTTATTAAATCAACTCCAGATAGATAACTCTGAGCGTCGAGCAATTGAAGAAGCTTTACTTAAATCTACCAACAATGCAATGGAAATGCTTTCTAACTTGTTGCATTGGTCAAAATCTCAAATGGAAGGACCGCAGGTGCACCTAATAGAGGTAAATTTATTAGCAGTGTTAGCAAACACCTTAGCTATTGAGAATACATCTGCTTTAAAAAAAGAGATTACCTTAACAAACAATATACCTTCTCAACTAAATGTAATTGCAGATGTAGATATGCTTCAATTGGTAATGCGCAATCTAATTAGTAATGCCATAAAGTTTACACCACAGGGTGGAAGTATTAATATTGATGCTAAAATCTTACCCAACGAATGCAAAATAACAGTTAGCGATAATGGGCAAGGTATTCCGGAAGATAAAAAGAACGATATTTTTTCTATTAAATCTAAACCTGTTTATGGTACTGCAAATGAAAAAGGTGTAGGTTTAGGTTTGGTTCTTTGCAAAGAGTTTATAGAACTACAGGGTGGCAAAATAGGCTTTGAAAGTAGCTTAAGTAAAGGATCTAGCTTTTTTATTTTTATACCATTAAAACATACAAGCAGTACAACACAGGACAGTTAG
- a CDS encoding GIY-YIG nuclease family protein, whose protein sequence is MASIYILHSIQHDKFYIGSCKDLNYRIGQHLNKEFIKSFTSKADDWTLFFFADGLEYKQARLIEHHIKAMKSKSYIHNLKSYPEIIEKLSEKYK, encoded by the coding sequence ATGGCCTCAATATATATTCTCCATTCGATACAGCATGATAAATTTTATATAGGGAGCTGTAAAGATCTGAATTACCGCATAGGTCAACATTTGAACAAGGAATTCATTAAAAGCTTTACCTCTAAGGCTGATGATTGGACTTTATTCTTTTTCGCAGATGGACTCGAATACAAACAAGCAAGATTGATTGAACATCATATCAAGGCGATGAAAAGCAAAAGCTATATCCATAACTTGAAGAGCTATCCTGAAATTATTGAAAAACTCAGCGAAAAATATAAGTAA
- a CDS encoding four-helix bundle copper-binding protein — protein sequence MMARCIELDMQCAAICYSAAQLMSMGSSFAQDICRICADICQQCGDECSNHHTQHCQECADACKACAEECRRMTGVAA from the coding sequence ATGATGGCGCGGTGTATTGAGCTTGATATGCAATGTGCAGCCATCTGCTACTCTGCCGCTCAATTGATGAGTATGGGTAGCTCTTTTGCTCAAGACATTTGCCGTATTTGCGCAGATATTTGCCAGCAATGCGGAGATGAGTGTAGTAATCATCATACCCAGCATTGTCAGGAATGTGCAGATGCTTGTAAGGCTTGTGCGGAAGAATGCAGAAGAATGACAGGAGTAGCTGCTTAA